The Anolis carolinensis isolate JA03-04 chromosome 1, rAnoCar3.1.pri, whole genome shotgun sequence genome window below encodes:
- the thap5 gene encoding THAP domain-containing protein 5 isoform X1 codes for MPRYCAAACCRNRAGQSARDQRRLSFYPFPLHDKERLEKWLRNMKCDSWTPSKHQVLCSDHFTPDSLDVRWGIRYLKTTAVPTIFSSSDNQAKGLSKKKMEVMQNAYTNMVNIYSKPYSPKINNITEESLSRKAPCIISNMSSGKEILQNTIKIERDITNTCNSVRQDVVKASSMLIATELHDAETIDFCSPATSNSVENLTSSRTKVLQSSVHDLHSCLEPASDSKATILQATHLEHLESFLECNNITIPMNEISSDQLDSLFADCAVEVQEMNENSVLFHTVSKTLEQFNGGKESVIAIIVPSEGSSAPLLLEGSFLSAEQEFVNAEAGQTACITDCSSIDMLQTEHSYCRQDTEQEQLWQKIAKLHSKIELLEVQERKTLNRLKSLEALIASLKQENLLSEEKLKIVENCFTTFEVTMIQ; via the exons ATTTCCTCTTCATGATAAAGAAAGGCTAGAGAAATGGTTACGGAATATGAAGTGTGACTCTTGGACTCCCAGCAAGCACCAGGTTCTCTGCAGTGATCATTTTACACCAGATTCTCTTGATGTGCGATGGGGGATTCGATATTTGAAAACAACTGCCGTCCCAACTATTTTTTCATCATCTGACAATCAG GCAAAAGGactttccaagaaaaaaatggaagtaaTGCAAAACGCCTATACAAATATGGTGAATATATATTCTAAGCCTTACTCACCAAAGATAAATAATATAACTGAAGAAAGCCTATCTAGAAAAGCACCTTGTATAATCTCAAACATGTCTTCAGGAAAAGAAATACTTCAGAATACAATCAAAATTGAAAGGGACATTACAAATACATGTAATTCTGTTAGACAGGATGTAGTGAAAGCGAGTTCTATGCTAATTGCAACTGAGTTGCATGATGCAGAGACCATTGATTTCTGCTCCCCAGCAACCAGTAACTCTGTGGAGAACCTCACCAGCAGTAGAACTAAAGTTTTGCAGTCTTCAGTTCATGACCTTCACTCCTGTCTGGAACCTGCCTCGGATTCTAAAGCCACCATTTTGCAAGCTACACATCTTGAACACTTGGAGTCCTTTCTGGAATGTAATAACATCACTATACCAATGAATGAGATTTCATCCGACCAGTTGGACTCTCTTTTTGCAGACTGTGCAGTGGAGGTGCAAGAAATGAATGAGAACTCGGTGTTGTTTCACACTGTGTCAAAAACCTTAGAACAATTCAACGGAGGTAAAGAGTCTGTCATTGCCATTATAGTGCCTTCTGAGGGCTCAAGTGCTCCCTTGCTGTTAGAGGGTTCATTCTTATCAGCAGAACAAGAATTTGTTAATGCAGAGGCTGGACAGACTGCATGCATCACCGACTGCAGCAGCATCGACATGTTACAAACTGAGCATTCATACTGTAGACAAGACACAGAGCAGGAACAACTCTGGCAAAAAATTGCAAAGCTTCACTCCAAAATAGAACTTCTGGAAGTACAGGAGAGGAAAACACTGAACAGGCTCAAATCTCTAGAAGCACTGATTGCAAGcctgaagcaggaaaatctccttTCTGAAGAGAAGCTCAAAATTGTAGAAAACTGTTTCACAACATTTGAAGTTACCATGATACAATAA
- the thap5 gene encoding THAP domain-containing protein 5 isoform X2, whose translation MKCDSWTPSKHQVLCSDHFTPDSLDVRWGIRYLKTTAVPTIFSSSDNQAKGLSKKKMEVMQNAYTNMVNIYSKPYSPKINNITEESLSRKAPCIISNMSSGKEILQNTIKIERDITNTCNSVRQDVVKASSMLIATELHDAETIDFCSPATSNSVENLTSSRTKVLQSSVHDLHSCLEPASDSKATILQATHLEHLESFLECNNITIPMNEISSDQLDSLFADCAVEVQEMNENSVLFHTVSKTLEQFNGGKESVIAIIVPSEGSSAPLLLEGSFLSAEQEFVNAEAGQTACITDCSSIDMLQTEHSYCRQDTEQEQLWQKIAKLHSKIELLEVQERKTLNRLKSLEALIASLKQENLLSEEKLKIVENCFTTFEVTMIQ comes from the exons ATGAAGTGTGACTCTTGGACTCCCAGCAAGCACCAGGTTCTCTGCAGTGATCATTTTACACCAGATTCTCTTGATGTGCGATGGGGGATTCGATATTTGAAAACAACTGCCGTCCCAACTATTTTTTCATCATCTGACAATCAG GCAAAAGGactttccaagaaaaaaatggaagtaaTGCAAAACGCCTATACAAATATGGTGAATATATATTCTAAGCCTTACTCACCAAAGATAAATAATATAACTGAAGAAAGCCTATCTAGAAAAGCACCTTGTATAATCTCAAACATGTCTTCAGGAAAAGAAATACTTCAGAATACAATCAAAATTGAAAGGGACATTACAAATACATGTAATTCTGTTAGACAGGATGTAGTGAAAGCGAGTTCTATGCTAATTGCAACTGAGTTGCATGATGCAGAGACCATTGATTTCTGCTCCCCAGCAACCAGTAACTCTGTGGAGAACCTCACCAGCAGTAGAACTAAAGTTTTGCAGTCTTCAGTTCATGACCTTCACTCCTGTCTGGAACCTGCCTCGGATTCTAAAGCCACCATTTTGCAAGCTACACATCTTGAACACTTGGAGTCCTTTCTGGAATGTAATAACATCACTATACCAATGAATGAGATTTCATCCGACCAGTTGGACTCTCTTTTTGCAGACTGTGCAGTGGAGGTGCAAGAAATGAATGAGAACTCGGTGTTGTTTCACACTGTGTCAAAAACCTTAGAACAATTCAACGGAGGTAAAGAGTCTGTCATTGCCATTATAGTGCCTTCTGAGGGCTCAAGTGCTCCCTTGCTGTTAGAGGGTTCATTCTTATCAGCAGAACAAGAATTTGTTAATGCAGAGGCTGGACAGACTGCATGCATCACCGACTGCAGCAGCATCGACATGTTACAAACTGAGCATTCATACTGTAGACAAGACACAGAGCAGGAACAACTCTGGCAAAAAATTGCAAAGCTTCACTCCAAAATAGAACTTCTGGAAGTACAGGAGAGGAAAACACTGAACAGGCTCAAATCTCTAGAAGCACTGATTGCAAGcctgaagcaggaaaatctccttTCTGAAGAGAAGCTCAAAATTGTAGAAAACTGTTTCACAACATTTGAAGTTACCATGATACAATAA